CTTTTTAGCCCCCTCTTTTCGCCTTCACGAATGAGTTCGCTGACTAATGCGGTGCCAAGTCCTTTGTTCTGCCAGTGGTCTTGGACTACGATGCCTATCTCCCCTACATCGCCTTCTATGTAGATGCGCGCATCTGCTATTATCGCTGGGCTGCTTTCTCTATCAACCACACCCACCAAAGCTATCTCATCCTTCTTGCTGATCGCCGCCATCTTTTCCGCCTCCTCAAGCGTAAGTTTATCCCTGAATACGAAGAAGCGGTTATAGATCGTGTCTTGAGACAGTGAGTTGTACATTTCGAGCAGCTTGAGCGAGTCATCGACATCAATATACCTAATCTTCACAAGAGAACCATCTTTGAGCCTAACCTCCTTGATAAATACCTCGCGAGTAGGTTCTGAGCGGCTCAATATGTTGAGCTCAT
This genomic stretch from Nitrososphaerota archaeon harbors:
- a CDS encoding GNAT family N-acetyltransferase, whose product is MSRSEPTREVFIKEVRLKDGSLVKIRYIDVDDSLKLLEMYNSLSQDTIYNRFFVFRDKLTLEEAEKMAAISKKDEIALVGVVDRESSPAIIADARIYIEGDVGEIGIVVQDHWQNKGLGTALVSELIREGEKRGLKRLKIYCLPDNRIMIHVGEKLGFKYSMSELGVVRMILDLPSTKKQPE